A genomic region of Runella rosea contains the following coding sequences:
- a CDS encoding ABC transporter permease yields MLKNYVTTALRALKRDWNYSLINIAGLTFALACCLMLFLAIRYELSYDQHNANADRTYRIITFNKTSEGDDRNTGLPLPALAALRNDFPELKHQVTMVYDLYGALVRVNNQKANKFQEEGSVIAFIEPEYFQLFDYQWKAGNAKAALKNPNTVVLTERIAKKYFGDADPMGKSIKIENKMDFVVTGIVKDPPATTSLPFEVLLSFASLKQYGANGDWESWGSTYSGAQIYLALPEKVTAARMQQRLVPFVNKYLESDDAKEIQYELQPLTDLHFDTRTENPASRTVSKQMIWAMALIGLFILITACVNFINLATAQALRRAKEVGVRKVLGSSRFQLVRQFLSETGLMTGFAIVLAFLVAYLSMSHVAELLDIKASALVLFDPVVVGFVLLLALVTTVLAGFYPALVLSGYQPILALKGKMRTTGGNQLSLRRGLIIFQFAISQMLVIGTIIAYNQMTHLRSADLGYDKEAVLTINIPERKPGQLETLRAQLAALPNVKSLSYGISVPSSDGNWWSSFRFENAEKPADFSIVMRMADTSYINTYGLKLIAGRMYLPADTIREVIVNESFVKKMGFQNPNDIIGKHLSVGGRSRVKKPIVGVVKDFNTFSLHQETNPCVLTTRRDTYQSLGIKLSTQRGGTEAISQLIGQVETTWNATFPDFAFKYEFLDDKLNNFYKNEERMYALFRLLASIAIFIGCLGLYGVVAFMAESRTKEVGIRKVLGASTGQIVSLFSVEFIGLVLIALIIASPVAWYVMNKWLADFPYKIDIEWWVFAATALLAVSVAFLTVSFQSIKAALMNPVTSLKSE; encoded by the coding sequence CCGCTCTCCGCAATGATTTTCCCGAGCTAAAACACCAAGTGACGATGGTTTATGACCTCTACGGTGCACTGGTAAGGGTCAATAATCAAAAAGCGAACAAGTTTCAGGAAGAAGGCAGCGTTATCGCTTTTATAGAGCCTGAGTACTTCCAATTGTTTGACTATCAATGGAAAGCGGGAAATGCAAAAGCGGCCTTGAAGAATCCAAATACGGTTGTGTTGACGGAACGCATTGCGAAGAAATATTTCGGCGACGCTGACCCGATGGGAAAATCCATCAAGATTGAAAACAAAATGGATTTCGTCGTAACGGGCATTGTAAAGGACCCACCAGCCACGACGAGTCTCCCATTTGAGGTTCTGCTATCATTTGCTTCACTCAAACAATACGGTGCCAACGGAGACTGGGAATCTTGGGGCTCCACCTACAGCGGTGCTCAGATTTATCTGGCTTTACCCGAAAAAGTAACCGCCGCCCGAATGCAGCAACGGTTGGTGCCATTTGTCAACAAATACCTCGAATCCGACGATGCCAAAGAGATCCAATATGAATTACAGCCACTGACTGACCTCCATTTTGATACCCGTACCGAGAACCCTGCGAGCCGAACCGTCAGCAAACAGATGATTTGGGCCATGGCTCTGATTGGGTTGTTTATCCTGATTACGGCCTGCGTCAATTTCATCAATCTGGCTACCGCCCAAGCACTGCGCCGCGCCAAAGAAGTAGGGGTACGCAAAGTACTAGGCAGCTCCAGATTTCAGTTGGTGCGTCAATTTTTGAGCGAAACGGGCCTGATGACGGGTTTCGCCATTGTGTTGGCCTTTTTAGTAGCGTATTTATCCATGTCCCACGTGGCCGAATTACTTGATATTAAAGCTTCTGCACTCGTGCTGTTCGACCCCGTCGTTGTTGGTTTTGTACTATTATTGGCTTTGGTCACAACCGTGCTAGCTGGTTTTTACCCGGCATTGGTTTTATCTGGTTATCAACCTATTTTGGCACTGAAGGGCAAAATGCGCACGACAGGTGGCAACCAGTTATCGCTTCGCCGAGGGCTGATTATATTTCAATTTGCCATTTCACAGATGCTTGTTATCGGCACCATCATCGCTTACAACCAAATGACCCACCTTCGTTCGGCGGATTTAGGCTATGACAAAGAAGCAGTGCTCACAATCAATATCCCCGAACGCAAGCCTGGTCAACTCGAAACACTACGGGCCCAATTGGCCGCCTTGCCCAACGTGAAGTCTTTAAGCTACGGCATTTCGGTTCCCTCTTCAGACGGCAACTGGTGGTCGAGTTTTCGGTTTGAAAACGCCGAAAAGCCAGCCGATTTCAGCATCGTGATGCGCATGGCAGACACCTCCTATATCAACACCTACGGGTTGAAATTGATTGCGGGGCGAATGTACCTACCCGCTGACACAATACGAGAAGTTATTGTCAATGAATCGTTTGTAAAAAAAATGGGCTTTCAAAACCCGAACGATATTATCGGCAAGCACCTAAGTGTCGGCGGCCGCAGCAGGGTAAAAAAGCCGATTGTTGGAGTGGTCAAAGATTTTAACACTTTTTCGCTCCACCAAGAGACCAATCCGTGTGTACTAACCACCCGACGCGATACGTACCAATCGCTCGGTATTAAACTTTCGACGCAACGGGGTGGAACTGAAGCCATCAGCCAATTAATCGGCCAAGTAGAAACTACTTGGAATGCCACTTTTCCTGATTTTGCGTTTAAGTATGAGTTTTTGGACGACAAACTGAATAACTTTTATAAAAACGAAGAACGCATGTATGCGCTCTTCCGATTGCTGGCAAGCATTGCCATTTTTATTGGCTGCTTAGGGCTATATGGCGTCGTGGCTTTCATGGCCGAATCAAGAACCAAAGAGGTGGGAATCCGCAAAGTATTGGGCGCTTCTACGGGTCAAATTGTGAGCCTGTTTTCTGTCGAATTCATCGGTCTTGTCTTAATTGCGTTGATTATTGCGTCGCCAGTGGCGTGGTACGTGATGAACAAGTGGCTGGCTGATTTTCCTTATAAAATTGACATTGAATGGTGGGTTTTTGCGGCCACGGCGCTCCTTGCGGTAAGTGTTGCCTTTCTCACGGTCAGTTTTCAGAGCATCAAGGCCGCGTTGATGAATCCTGTGACGAGTTTGAAATCGGAGTAA